A genomic region of Pelodiscus sinensis isolate JC-2024 chromosome 1, ASM4963464v1, whole genome shotgun sequence contains the following coding sequences:
- the LOC102445448 gene encoding olfactory receptor 52P1-like, protein MEASNLTASTPSTFILMGITGLEAAHILISIPFSVSYIIGLLGNVAILLGVGKEQTLHQPMYLLICMLALTDIVTSTSVVPKALCIFWFNLKDITLVGCLTQMFFLHAVSVMQSAILVTMAFDRYVAICNPLRYVTILTNACIAKLGLLGLIRATLLVLPVSVLLSRQPFCASHTISHTYCDHMAVAKLSCGDITVNRMYGLVAVFVVLGLDVMLVALSYGLIARAILRISSKKAHQKALNTCTAHICVMLISCSLFLFSTITHRFGQDIAPYVHIILANLHFLLPPMLNPIIYGVKTKELRDGIGKYTCRSWSLRGH, encoded by the coding sequence ATGGAAGCATCGAACCTCACTGCCTCTACCCCTTCAACATTCATCCTTATGGGAATCACCGGACTGGAAGCTGCCCACATCTTGATTTCCATCCCTTTCTCTGTGTCCTACATTATTGGCCTGCTGGGAAATGTCGCCATTCTGCTGGGTGTTGGCaaagagcagaccctgcaccagccGATGTACCTGCTGATCTGCATGCTGGCCCTCACAGACATCGTCACGTCTACCTCCGTCGTGCCAAAGGCCCTgtgtatattttggttcaatttgaaAGACATTACTCTGGttggctgcctcacccagatgtttttCCTTCATGCAGTTTCTGTGATGCAATCAGCCATTCTTGTGACTATGGCCTTCGATCGCTATGTGGCCATATGCAACCCCCTGAGATACGTCACCATCCTCACCAACGCATGCATCGCGAAGCTGGGGCTATTAGGTTTGATAAGAGCTACCCTCCTTGTTCTACCCGTGTCCGTGCTTCTAAGCAGGCAGCCATTCTGTGCCAGCCACACTATCTCCCACACGTACTGTGACCACATGGCTGTGGCGAAGCTTTCCTGTGGGGACATCACTGTCAACAGGATGTACGGCTTGGTGGCGGTGTTTGTTGTCTTAGGGTTAGATGTGATGCTCGTTGCCTTGTCCTACGGTCTGATTGCCAGGGCCATCCTCAGAATCTCCTCCAAGAaagcccaccagaaagccctcaacacctgcacTGCCCACATCTGTGTGATGCTGATATCTTGTAgtctcttcctcttttccacGATTACACACCGGTTTGGTCAGGACATTGCTCCGTATGTTCACATCATCTTGGCCAACCtccatttcctccttccccccatgctcaaccccatcatttatggggtcaaaaccaaagagcttcgtGATGGAATTGGGAAATACACCTGCAGAAGTTGGTCACTGAGGGGTCACTGA
- the LOC102445685 gene encoding olfactory receptor 52P1-like encodes MAIFNFSISDPSMFTLTGIPGLEAAHVWISIPYCAIYIIGLLGNVTLLFIVSKEQPLHKPMFLLLCMLALTDIGTTTSVVPKALCIFWFNWQGITVAGCLTQMFFLHTGSMMHSAILVTMAFDHYIAICNPLRYATILTNARIAKLGLMGLLIPTVLILPLPLLPNRQSFCANVIIPHTYCDHMAVAKMSCGDITVNSIYGLVVAFVVIGLDLMLIALSYGLIIKDVLKISSRKAHQKALNTCTAHVCVILMSYPSFFFSTLTYRFGQGIAPHVHIILANLYLLLPPMFDPIIYGVKTKELREKVGKYTCRMIAWGH; translated from the coding sequence ATGGCAATTTTTAACTTCAGCATCTCTGACCCTTCAATGTTCACCCTAACAGGAATCCCTGGCTTGGAAGCTGCCCATGTCTGGATTTCCATCCCTTACTGTGCAATCTACATTATTGGCTTGTTGGGAAATGTCACACTTCTGTTTATTGTAAGCAAAGAGCAGCCCCTACACAAGCCAAtgttcctgctgctctgcatgctggcgCTCACAGACATCGGCACCACGACCTCCGTCGTACCAAAGGCCCTgtgtatattttggttcaattgGCAAGGCATTACTGTGGCTggttgcctcacccagatgttcttccttCATACAGGCTCTATGATGCACTCAGCCATCCTTGTGACAATGGCCTTCGATCACTACATTGCCATATGTAACCCTCTGAGATATGCCACCATTCTAACTAATGCACGCATAGCTAAGCTTGGGCTAATGGGTTTGTTAATACCGACTGTCTTAATTCTTCCCTTGCCCCTGCTCCCGAATAGGCAGTCATTTTGTGCCAATGTTATCATCCCCCACACCTACTGTGACCACATGGCTGTAGCGAAGATGTCATGTGGAGACATCACTGTCAACAGCATATATGGCTTAGTGGTAGCATTTGTAGTTATTGGGTTAGACCTCATGCTCATTGCTCTGTCTTATGGTCTGATCATCAAAGATGTCCTCAAGATCTCCTCCAGGAAAGCCCATCagaaagccctcaacacctgcacTGCCCACGTCTGTGTCATTCTGATGTCTTACCCTTCCTTCTTCTTCTCCACTCTCACGTACCGGTTTGGTCAGGGCATCGCTCCCCATGTTCACATCATCTTGGCCAACCTCTATTTGCTTCTTCCTCCCATGTTTGACCCCATCATTTATGGGGTCAAAACCAAAGAGCTCCGTGAGAAAGTGGGCAAATACACCTGCAGAATGATCGCCTGGGGCCACTGA